Proteins encoded within one genomic window of Acidithiobacillus sp. AMEEHan:
- the glgP gene encoding alpha-glucan family phosphorylase, producing MNITPSYVLPQLPEALDGLIELALDLRWSWSYHSDVLWEQLDGELWSRTRNPWLLLQNLDAGKLDALASNEAFLAQLQTQLQYHRQESRRESWFQKNVPAAQLQRVAYFSMEFGLSEALPIYSGGLGILAGDVLKTAGDLGVPMVGIGILWQQGYFRQSLDDCGRQLELYPYNDPTQLPVLPVRDREGQWLRIELPFPGRTVILRAWQAQVGTVPLYLLDSNDPLNSPADRGITAELYGGGPEMRLQQEICLGAGGWLLLRHLGMEIEICHLNEGHAAFAILARIHSHMRDHGSDFQCALNATRAGNVFTTHTPVAAGFDRFAPELISRYIEGAPKIFGVDLQQILALGRANADDPREPFNMAWLAIHGSIHVNGVSALHGKVSQHLFQPLFPRWPADEIPVCGITNGVHVPSWDNAEADALWTKHCGTERWLGDLQQIAVHFRNVSDAEIWQLRAQGRKGLIEFARNRLQRQLAMAHRPQTEIDAAALVLDPNTLTIGFARRFTAYKRPNLLLSDPERLYRILSDLRHPVQLLIAGKAHPRDGDGKAMIQEWTQFLRRHPDLFHKVVFIADYDMLVAAQLVQGVDVWINTPRRPWEASGTSGMKVLVNGGLNFSELDGWWAEAYSDAVGWALGDRHEHDADLAWDRQEAEQLYQTIEQEIAPLFYQGRDESGCPCAWVEKIRTSMAELTPRFSSHRMLQEYVEELYLPAARRLRQRSSLEQLQSICAWQNHLKAHWHGLRFGELHVEEIGEEYQFQIHTYLDDIPAEMIKVELFANGLEGAGPELHPMQRSETLTGAVNSYNYRCNIAKRRPVSDYTPRIVAQHPLCQVPLENNAILWYR from the coding sequence ATGAATATCACCCCATCGTATGTCTTGCCCCAACTGCCGGAGGCACTGGACGGGCTCATCGAACTGGCCTTGGATCTGCGCTGGTCTTGGAGTTATCACAGCGACGTCCTCTGGGAGCAACTCGATGGAGAACTCTGGAGCCGGACCCGCAACCCCTGGTTGCTGCTGCAGAATCTGGATGCAGGCAAACTCGATGCCTTGGCCAGCAACGAGGCGTTCCTGGCTCAGCTGCAGACGCAATTGCAATACCACCGCCAGGAGAGCCGTCGGGAAAGCTGGTTTCAAAAAAATGTCCCCGCGGCACAGCTGCAACGCGTCGCCTATTTCAGCATGGAGTTCGGTCTCTCCGAGGCCCTACCCATCTATTCCGGGGGTCTCGGGATTCTGGCTGGCGACGTGCTGAAAACTGCGGGCGACCTGGGCGTACCCATGGTCGGCATCGGCATCCTCTGGCAGCAAGGCTATTTCCGGCAAAGTCTCGACGACTGTGGCCGCCAACTGGAGCTCTACCCCTACAACGATCCTACCCAACTTCCCGTTCTCCCGGTGCGCGATCGGGAAGGGCAGTGGCTTCGTATTGAATTGCCCTTTCCCGGTCGTACCGTCATCCTGCGTGCCTGGCAGGCCCAGGTCGGTACCGTCCCGCTCTATCTTCTGGACAGCAACGATCCCCTCAACAGCCCCGCCGACCGGGGTATTACCGCCGAACTCTATGGCGGTGGCCCAGAAATGCGTTTGCAGCAAGAGATCTGCCTGGGCGCGGGCGGTTGGCTGCTGCTGCGCCATCTCGGCATGGAGATAGAGATCTGTCATCTGAACGAAGGGCATGCCGCCTTCGCCATCCTGGCGCGCATCCATAGTCATATGCGCGATCATGGCAGCGACTTCCAGTGTGCCTTGAACGCCACCCGCGCCGGCAACGTCTTTACCACGCACACGCCAGTAGCGGCTGGCTTCGACCGCTTCGCGCCGGAACTCATCTCCCGCTATATCGAAGGCGCACCCAAGATCTTTGGCGTTGACCTGCAGCAGATCCTGGCGCTCGGCCGGGCCAATGCGGATGACCCCCGGGAGCCTTTCAACATGGCCTGGCTGGCCATCCACGGCAGCATCCACGTGAATGGCGTCAGTGCCTTGCACGGGAAAGTGAGCCAACATCTTTTTCAACCACTTTTTCCTCGTTGGCCGGCCGATGAAATCCCGGTATGCGGCATTACCAACGGCGTCCATGTTCCCTCCTGGGATAATGCTGAGGCCGATGCCCTATGGACAAAACACTGCGGCACTGAGCGCTGGCTGGGTGATTTACAGCAAATCGCTGTACACTTTCGCAACGTGAGCGATGCGGAAATCTGGCAACTGCGGGCACAAGGGCGCAAAGGACTCATCGAATTTGCCCGCAACCGCCTGCAACGACAGCTGGCCATGGCGCATCGTCCACAGACAGAAATCGATGCCGCCGCCCTCGTTCTCGACCCCAACACCCTGACCATCGGCTTTGCCCGCCGTTTCACCGCCTACAAGCGTCCCAATCTGCTGCTCAGTGATCCGGAACGCCTGTATCGCATCCTTAGTGATCTCCGTCATCCGGTGCAACTCCTGATCGCCGGTAAGGCGCACCCACGGGACGGTGACGGCAAGGCCATGATCCAGGAATGGACCCAGTTTCTCCGCCGCCATCCCGACCTCTTCCACAAGGTCGTCTTCATTGCCGACTACGATATGCTCGTGGCGGCACAACTGGTGCAAGGGGTGGATGTGTGGATCAATACGCCCCGACGCCCCTGGGAGGCCAGTGGCACCAGCGGCATGAAAGTTCTCGTCAATGGCGGTCTGAATTTTTCCGAACTGGACGGGTGGTGGGCAGAAGCCTATAGCGACGCGGTCGGCTGGGCCCTGGGCGACCGCCACGAACACGATGCCGATTTGGCCTGGGATCGGCAAGAGGCCGAACAGCTCTACCAGACCATTGAGCAAGAAATCGCTCCGCTTTTTTATCAAGGCCGTGACGAGAGCGGCTGTCCCTGCGCCTGGGTGGAAAAGATCCGCACCAGCATGGCAGAGCTCACTCCGCGCTTCAGCAGCCATCGCATGCTCCAGGAGTACGTCGAAGAACTCTACCTACCCGCCGCCAGGCGGCTGCGCCAACGTTCTTCACTGGAACAATTGCAGAGTATCTGCGCTTGGCAGAACCATCTGAAGGCGCATTGGCACGGCCTGCGTTTTGGCGAACTGCACGTTGAGGAAATCGGCGAGGAATATCAGTTCCAGATACATACGTACCTGGACGACATCCCCGCGGAAATGATCAAGGTAGAGTTGTTTGCCAATGGTCTCGAGGGAGCCGGCCCGG